The genomic interval TGCTTGCATATCGGTAGGAAATCCGGGATATTCGGTAGTGATGATTTCAAAAGGTTTAAGGCTTTGCGCTGGAAGTAAAGTTAAAGAATGCTCGCTTTTATTAAAACCAAAGCCAATTTCCTCTAATTTATCAGTAATAGCGCTAAGATGATTGTTTTCAACATTCTCTAATGTGATAGAAGAATTTGTAATTGCACCAGCGCAAAGATATGTCCCTGCTTCAATTCTATCGGGTATAACACAAATAGGCGCAAAATTGAGCAATTCTCCACCTGTGCCATAAATAATAAGCTCATTTCCCCCAATACCCTCAATTTTTACACCACTTTGAGAGAGAATCTCACATAATTGCACAACTTCAGGTTCTTTTGCAGCATTAATAATATGTGTTTTGCCTTGTGCTAGGGCAGCTGCCATAATCACATTTTCGCTTCCAGTAACGGTGATTTTATCAAATAAAATATCTGCGCCTTTTAAGCCTCCTTTAGCTTGAGCAATAATATATCCACCTTTAATTTGAATATCCGCGCCCATTTTTTCCATTGCTTTAATGTGTAAATCCACAGGACGCGCACCAATAGCACACCCACCGGGCAAACTTACCTCGCAATAGCCAAAACGCGAAAGAAGAGGTCCGAGCACAAGAATAGAGGCGCGCATTTTACGCACAATATCATAAATAGCACGCGTATGCACAATATTTTCAGCAAGACAAGTGAGTGATGTTGGCTTATGCCAAGTAATATTTACACCCAAATGTTCCAAAAGTTTGGCTAATGTCTTTACATCGGCAACATCAGGGAGATTATTAATTGTTACTTCATTTTGACTAAGCAATGTCGCAGCAAGAATAGGTAAGGCAGAATTTTTTGCACCAGAAATACTAACGCTACCTTGAAGTGTAGGGCTTTTGGTAATTTGTAAATAATCCATAATGTAAAATCCTTTATTATTTATTCTCTCGTTTTTGCAAAGCTTTGCCAATAGCTTCTTTGATATTCGCCTTATTTTCAGGATTTGCTTTCTCAAGGTTATCTTGAAAACTCACAACTTCCTCTACTTCCATCAGATTCATATTAGCTGCAAATCGCGAAATCATATCAAGCCATAGACTATGCTCACTTGCATCTTGAGGTTGTGTTTTATAATTTTGCAAAAACTTTTCAAATAATGCTTTAAGTTTATCCTTATCATTAGTCCATTTATCAATCTCATTTGAAAGCACCTTTAAAGAACTTTGTTTAATTGTGGGTTTGTCCTCTTCAAGTGCAATAGCAAAAAGCCCACTAAAAATAATAGGTAAGCATAGCAAAAAAAAGCATAACCAACAAATAACATAAAAACTAAGATTAAACATTTGCGTTTAAAGCCTGATAAAAATCTATAGTTGCTTTAACATAGCCATCAATACTCCCGCAATCATAACGTTTGCCTTGAAACTTATATGCTAATACGCGTCCCTTTTTACTTTGCTCTAAAAGTGCATCAGTGATTTGAACTTCTCCCTTTTTTCCCGGTTTTGTAACTGCTAGAATGTCAAAAATATCA from Helicobacter hepaticus ATCC 51449 carries:
- the murA gene encoding UDP-N-acetylglucosamine 1-carboxyvinyltransferase, coding for MDYLQITKSPTLQGSVSISGAKNSALPILAATLLSQNEVTINNLPDVADVKTLAKLLEHLGVNITWHKPTSLTCLAENIVHTRAIYDIVRKMRASILVLGPLLSRFGYCEVSLPGGCAIGARPVDLHIKAMEKMGADIQIKGGYIIAQAKGGLKGADILFDKITVTGSENVIMAAALAQGKTHIINAAKEPEVVQLCEILSQSGVKIEGIGGNELIIYGTGGELLNFAPICVIPDRIEAGTYLCAGAITNSSITLENVENNHLSAITDKLEEIGFGFNKSEHSLTLLPAQSLKPFEIITTEYPGFPTDMQAQFMALATQCEGTSVIEERLFENRFMHVSELQRLGADISLKGNHATIKGISPLLGADVMATDLRASSALVVASLVSEGTTNIHRIYHLDRGYERLEHKLQHLGVNIVRLKS